A genomic stretch from Microbacterium proteolyticum includes:
- a CDS encoding lycopene cyclase domain-containing protein: MPGIYLGAILFSLVGMMLIDGKYSLVLWVAPVRAAATVLVGTAFFLAWDLVGIVTGVFVKGESPLFVGVELAPHLPLEEVFFLLFLSYLSLVMFAVFERWTRARTAGAGTGDRDRADARSRTHERARAGDHGRAHERARAGHHGRVGDRGRAGGDGRHA, from the coding sequence GTGCCCGGGATCTACCTGGGCGCGATCCTCTTCTCGTTGGTCGGCATGATGCTGATCGATGGGAAGTACTCGCTGGTGCTGTGGGTCGCCCCGGTGCGGGCGGCCGCGACCGTGCTGGTGGGGACTGCGTTCTTCCTCGCGTGGGACCTCGTCGGGATCGTCACGGGGGTGTTCGTCAAAGGCGAGAGCCCGCTGTTCGTCGGGGTGGAGCTCGCGCCGCACCTGCCGCTCGAAGAGGTGTTCTTCCTGCTCTTCTTGAGCTACCTGTCGCTCGTGATGTTCGCGGTGTTCGAGCGGTGGACGCGCGCTCGGACGGCCGGGGCGGGCACGGGAGACCGCGACCGGGCGGACGCGCGTAGCCGGACCCACGAGCGTGCCCGCGCGGGCGATCATGGCCGGGCCCACGAGCGCGCCCGCGCGGGCCATCATGGCCGGGTGGGTGACCGTGGCAGAGCCGGCGGGGACGGGCGGCACGCGTGA
- a CDS encoding lycopene cyclase domain-containing protein, with product MTYPLIVLPFVVVTAAVTLATLRRPRFRERMASSGLLALVLVGLTLVFDNLMIAVDLFSYPEEHLSGLRLGLAPIEDFAYPLCAAFLVPAVFSLLSPRPSPKDVA from the coding sequence GTGACCTATCCGCTCATCGTCCTGCCGTTCGTCGTCGTCACGGCCGCAGTGACCCTCGCGACGCTGCGCCGCCCGCGGTTCCGCGAGCGGATGGCATCCTCGGGTCTGCTCGCCCTCGTGCTCGTCGGGCTCACTCTGGTCTTCGACAACCTCATGATCGCCGTCGACCTGTTCTCGTACCCCGAGGAGCATCTGAGCGGACTCCGGCTCGGGCTCGCCCCCATCGAGGACTTCGCCTACCCGCTGTGCGCCGCGTTCCTCGTGCCGGCGGTCTTCTCGCTGCTCTCGCCCCGCCCCTCCCCGAAGGATGTCGCATGA
- a CDS encoding prenyltransferase: protein MTLPALTPGRVVRELFVSSRPVSWINTAFPFAAAYLLTTRQVDATLIVGILFFLVPYNLAMYGVNDVFDYESDLRNPRKGGTHGAVLDKRMHRITLWASALSCLPFVVFLVIVGSPLSWLVLALSLFFVVFYSAPPLRLKERPFADSVTSSIHFFSPAVYGLVLAGAVWTWQLVFVLVAFALWGIASHAFGAVQDVEADRAADISSIATARGARWTVRFALVAYALAGVAMLFTAWPGPLAAVLVVPYLVVCWPYRNVTDAESDRATAGWNRFLWLNQIAGFGTTMLLIWWWFLAA from the coding sequence ATGACTCTGCCCGCCCTGACCCCCGGGCGCGTCGTCCGCGAGCTGTTCGTCTCGTCGCGGCCGGTCAGCTGGATCAACACCGCGTTCCCCTTCGCCGCCGCCTACCTGCTGACGACCCGGCAGGTCGACGCCACGCTGATCGTCGGCATCCTGTTCTTCCTCGTGCCCTACAACCTCGCGATGTACGGCGTGAACGACGTGTTCGACTACGAATCCGACCTCCGCAATCCCCGCAAGGGCGGCACGCACGGGGCGGTGCTCGACAAGCGCATGCACCGCATCACCCTGTGGGCGTCGGCCCTGTCGTGTCTGCCGTTCGTCGTCTTCCTCGTGATCGTCGGCTCGCCGCTGTCGTGGCTCGTGCTGGCGCTGAGCCTGTTCTTCGTCGTGTTCTACTCGGCACCACCGCTGCGGCTGAAGGAGCGACCCTTCGCCGACTCGGTCACGAGCAGCATCCACTTCTTCTCCCCCGCCGTGTACGGGCTCGTTCTCGCCGGCGCCGTATGGACGTGGCAGCTGGTGTTCGTGCTGGTGGCCTTCGCGCTGTGGGGCATCGCGTCGCACGCCTTCGGCGCCGTGCAAGACGTCGAGGCCGACCGCGCCGCCGACATCTCGTCGATCGCCACCGCCCGCGGAGCCCGTTGGACCGTGCGCTTCGCCCTCGTCGCCTACGCACTCGCCGGTGTCGCGATGCTGTTCACGGCGTGGCCCGGGCCCCTGGCCGCGGTGCTCGTGGTGCCCTACCTCGTGGTGTGCTGGCCCTACCGGAACGTGACGGATGCCGAGAGCGACCGCGCGACGGCCGGATGGAACCGCTTCCTCTGGTTGAACCAGATCGCCGGCTTCGGCACGACGATGCTGCTGATCTGGTGGTGGTTCCTCGCCGCGTAG